A window of Phragmites australis chromosome 15, lpPhrAust1.1, whole genome shotgun sequence genomic DNA:
catctcgtattgaacttacatggGGGATTTAAGATCCTTCatgcggagcgtgaggagcatgttccacgcaacatataATTCACAGGCTTTGCTTAGTGGTTGTTGATGGCACTGCTAAacagaaaatttagtgttagaccaaaaagaaaaaaatagcaacatagAGTATTTGCTAATATGTTATGTAACACTTACTGCGAActcggtcttgtgtgtcagtctgtaGCCGTCTTTCtcgttgtagtcaggttgagctcgaaagTACTTATCAAAAGCcttgcataaagagggatcgattagggagcatttgaatgttaaaaaagttaaatatgtaaactaaacCAGGTAGAATTTACGCgtcgaggagtccttttacagcgTTATAATCACGCTCTCCAAGTTTGCCTTTTCGTCCTACTGGTCTTCacgagtcgaggtaccacaccaagttctaTTTGAGGCAAatcagtaagatccaatggccacggGTATTGTGGGCGTCTAATAAGTAGtgtattttggaatattgttgcattgtcCTGGCCACTTGGTCCACAACGAAGTCGGgggaagttggatgaccgatattgtaatggctcCAGAGTCAAGAAATGCGATagagtccttgttcttctttgtttctttcatcaagtgtctatagataagaacacagttagattcaagacttagtgatattaattaatCACTATCCAGTTTCAAAGGACTTACAATGCGAAGGCCTGTAATAACGAtacatccaggccatcaagattgaagaggtcgtataagtcattgaaatcCATAATGAAATAGCCATTGTCTTtacttaagaagtgtcatcgTTTGTACTGTATGACTACGGATGTGGCATTGCTATCTCTACAAGCCTACATGTAATAATTATGTAAGTTGATACATGCTTGTGCCGCCCTTGCTAGGCTATCTACCGTCATCATGGGATtaccatatttgaattttgtgttggcactagtccacgttGTTCCAATGTCCATGGCCTTCTTTactggtacaatggccttcaacATATCTGGCActtgcttcttagagcctttcttcttgaccttctttttgttcttctttgggctctctGGGTGAGATGAAATTGGATTTGAAAGCGAGGCTACCGGATgcagaggagaaggcagtgaagccggcttctctgaaggaggagaaggtagtTCTCTGAAACTGAGGGGCACGGTggtggtgcacttggagctcgtccagaatgggatgcactggagaccacgataTCGCCCCTCTTCCAatggatcctttgacgaagagcatcacccagagttgtgacttcatcattggggggagctccaacatgtgatcggtagcattgctatgtaccatgtccaccataaACATGGCATAGCCTACACGTATTGAGACAGTATGTAAGATACAGACGtatggaagcacctggccccttgcaaccttaATGTGATACCTGTCAGGCCTGATGACAAGGCTGCAAGGCATGGACCCTTCTAGTAGGTCAATCGTATCTGGCTCAGTCATGGTAGCAGCCACTTGTTGCTCGACCTTCTTAGAGgtgcagctactcttccctatAGCTCTAAGGCTAGCTTCCTGTGGCATGGAAATATGTATTCTCTATGATGCAAGCTGCCCTATGATACTTGTGTAAACTTTTTGGGTGATGTCCCGTGTAATTGCATCCACGTCCATtctagacctcttcctcttcttgtacatcccgatgtCTTCAAGAAAGTCATATTTCCAGCCTTAGGAACTTGATACACTTcacactcgacctgggtgctccgggATTCCTAGCGCTGTTgtgagaacatcatgttccctaaccccagtgaaagaaccttggctggccgtggctgccttttctttgactttttctgtgACTACCAGGGTTTTGGTActtctgaatgtgattttccCACTTTTGGATAGCTCACCCCATGCATGCAAATATGACCACGATCATCCTAGGAATTGGAAGCAAGGATTTTTGcagccttctctggctaattttTGGTCCACTGCCtgccatttcgcccttttccTAGCATACTCGATTGCGCTGGCCCTGTGGttatgcttgttcttagcccgaAGCCGCTTCTTCTCCCCACTCTCCATTTTGAACTGCTCAgatttcttcatctgcacaaaagcatctcaatcttcccctttcaagtgcttgtagttCTTGAAGGGTGCCACCCTTTTAGCCAAGTactgattcacaagcttgctcttaaagcttggGTGAAGTTTcatgatcgctttcattgctgcattggtCGCGGCTATCGTTTGACGCTCACTCATGTTTTCAGGGTACTCTAAATACTCTTTGTTGACATTATCGAACAAATCCCTCTTTGTTTCGTCACTGAagtcatcgaacttagtcgttatcggcaccctctcccgagcaatgagcccgcGACCCTTCAGAATCTATTCaaggccttttcatccgtaggcagccTATCAACATCGATACTCGTGATGGTAACCCTGTCCAttggccactgtgtttgtgttcttggctttcgggctcgtgcaccactaccagctgtctATCTTGGAGACTGTGCTTctgccatctagagagaaaacaaggggagttgacataaataaaaaaatattcctccattcaacaagtataaactgcattgactcatatcaatacctcttcggcaagATTGTATTCTTTGTCACTTGCCCGATGTCTGCTCTCCTGCTCACACGaaacagggctcgggctatgatattagctttcgctgctgccagaggaggaggacgggtgcgggcttgggctcctatctgccCTATTTTGTGCCAGGGCGGCCTCTAATGCTAgtatcctctgtgcttttggtttcttaggggtgacagtcctcttctaTCCCTATAGAAATAAAGTGTAGTATATTATGTTCTCAacagaggaaagaaaataaatcatGGTTACTACAAACTGCTCATATTACTATAAACTTGCACCTTAAGATGTCATCGCTCAAAAGAGGTGGAGAAAAACACAAACAGATAAGCCAAATCAAGAAGTTGTGGTTTTTGCAATCTTGCTATCCTAAGAATCATTGTGGTTCGGTCATGCCATGGTAATTTAGAGATTAACTATCATAGGTAGCCTAATCAgagttcatatatatataaatagtggATGGGAGAAAAGGCAGGCTTCTGATTTCAATGACGATATTGAATACAAAGCAACATGTTCCAAAAAAATGCAAAGCAACAAGTTCTTGAAAGAAAAAGCAAAGTAACAGGCATAAAGAACAGATAAAGCTAAAAATGGATTCAACCAACCAAAACTGGTTGGCACATGGATatggataaaaaaaatgatattaaCTCATCATGCCTCCAAATCTCAGCTCAATGAGCATTTGCTTTGCAATTTCACAAATCAGATTGGACAAAATAGTAAGTGAAAAAAATGGAGATCTAAGAGTGGGTTGTGGTTCACTTAAACAAACTAGATCTAAGAGTGGAGAAAATAGCAAATAAAGAAACGCTTCAATTTTCAGTATCATGATGAACCAAGAAAATGATCTCTTCAGCATCTAGAGTTATATTTCTTAGTTGTTATCATGTCGCATCTCTACTTAgttaatgataaaaaataacattttaACATGATAAATGCTAAAAAAACACAAAGGAAAATATAGACATGAAATGTATCATTATTACCTCTAAGTCTCTGTGTTCTGTCCTTCACACTACTATAGAGTTGTGACTGCAAAATGAATGGTTGCGTCACAACCTGCAATTGAAGGAAAAATAGGATGTAACTTTGTAAAGAAATGAAACAcattaaacaaaagaaaacaatgaaagacGTAGCACACactgaataaaaaaattacaatagaATTTTATGTAATATAAGTTAAATctttgcactttattcatatcTGGTGATAAAACTATGATGTAAATAGTATATGCTATGATCTTGGACTTAgttgagcatatatcgggaCTACCAGAATTACTCTTGTTTTAATCGAATAGTAGTTGCGATGGATGTTTTTAGATAAGTGTTAGCACTCGGCATGTCAAATGACGGGTGTGTGCTAGCTCTTGTCTTTATAAACAATCAGCACTATCAATTTAGCCGAGTGTGATTTGGATGGTTCTGACAAGGCGCTTGGCTGCTGCTTCCTCATCTCCCAATTACCGCCGCTTCCATGAGTTCATCCCCCTCCTCGACTCTGTCCTCACCCGTGTAGGCTGTATCATCCCGACGAGcccccctcctcttcctcctccccatcGGCACCGTCCTCTCCTATGGCCTCCATGCGTGCCCACATGAATCACTGCGCCCCGATGCCGCCCCACCTCTCCCCCACCTATCAAGCCCGTGCCTGTCTACCGCTGTGAACCACGTGCATGCCAAGTGCCCAGGTTCTGCCCTTCGCCCCAGAAGTCCACAACCACTAGTCTTCTCATAGATCGGTGAGGCAGGTGGACCCATCGATCGCGATGGGATGGGATGAAAGAGGGTgtgaggaggaagatggagTGGGGATTAGCGATGAATTGTCAGGTTCCAGACCTTGGGTCTTGCGTTCCCGCCGGGGCCAAGGGTGATTTTCCACCTGGTATGAATTTCAAGGCTGGGTCGGGTTTGATGTTTCTGGTTTCAAGTCGGGTGCATTCTCGCTCCACCCGATTCCAACCCGACTCATTGCCATCCTCACTTGTGAGAGAACAGATGCTTGGGTGTGGGTTGGGAGCTAGGACTCTAAGTtgggaggaggagaggatgaGAAGTCCATGCGACTCCTATTGGGGCCATGGCATCGATCAATCTCCAGCCTATGCTGCTGCGACAGGGTGGCATGGGCCTTTTTTCGTTTCTTTAGAGGCGTCGACAGCTTGGCATATATTGTGAGGGATTGGACTTGTGATGCACTGAGTCCAAAAGCTAAACTTTTTTGGACCGCAACAGTTCTGTTTCCTGTGCTTGTTCTGGGTTCTTTGAGGATCCCGAGCCACCGTCATTCCTAGTTTTGCTCGCTGTTTGCAAGCTTTGGCATCAACTTGATTATAGCCTGAGAACAGCTTGTAGCTCGGTGGTTGGGAGTGAATGAGCTCGCCCCACCCACCCAGGTTTCATCCATGGAATCAATTAGGTGTCTCACCCAGGATTTATTTCTTAAAAATAAATCTCTAGTCTTATACACGTGGAGCTACAATGGGACTGTGACTTTGTCGAACTTCTTAGGGACACGTGgtatctaaaaaaatatcatttaaaAGGGCTGGGCTATCCAACAAGCATGCATTCATTTGCCCATAAACAAACGACTTGCCGTCCATTACATAAAACCATGTGAATTGCATGTTATTTGAATCTAGATCCAATGACCCATGTATAtccattcaaatatattatgatAGAAACAGTAGCCACCACACATTATTCATGCCCTCTCCCAGGCCCCTCACTCCCACCCTCCCCACCCCACACGTCATTACCTTACTTTACTGCTCGCCGAACTAGACCTTCAACGCCGACGAGCCCCACAGTGAGACCCCTGTACCACCACCAACGTgtgtgcacccatctttctcacTTCCAATGAGCTCTCTCCCCTTACCCTCACACACACCGCCACCCTCCTGCCTCGTCTCTGGCAGGTACCGCATTGTCGCCTACCACCTCCTAACCTCTACCTGAGTCCTAGACCAAACCTTCAACCCTAACCGTAACCCCAGGCCATGACGAGGTTGCCAGCTACCGTGCTACCAGCTACCACCTCCTAACCTCTACCTGAGTCCTAGGCCAAACCTTCAACCCTAACCTTAACCCTGGACCATGATGAGGTTGCCAGAGTTTGCTATGGTAGGAGAAGACGGTGGCGAAGAAATCCGTGTGTTGCACCATGCAGTTTTTTATAGCAGTTTTAAAACTTTAATCTTTAATAGCTTCCAatttatttagtttaaaaatataaaaatcatacgtgtaaatttatcttgaaaaatattttcataatattatattttttattagatattataaatatattctaataacaaataatgatcaaaattacacattaaaaaactataaaaatcaaaataagtaTTTATAACCGGAGAGATTACTAGCCACgactatatataaaaaagtcaTAAGTCCCAACAGGCAGATAaactattatattattttgcaCGCCCTGAAACATTTCATGCCGCCTCTGGACTGCAGTCCACGGCGTTGCATGATCCGCCTAGCGGCGTCCTCCGGCCTCTACCTGATCTGACGAAAACGCAACCTAGTGCTTGACCATTCCTTGCATTTTATTTCAGTTAGAATTTCAGCACCCGGCAGCTTGGTACGTGACGGCGTCACTTAAAAAAGTTTATCTTAAAAGCATAACACTTTTTTTAATAGTCTTTATTGATGGTAGGATCGTGCAAGGTCGAAGACTGGAACTCTGACCGACTCGGTTCCTCCCAAGACTTAGCCAGCGGGCTGTGAGCCCGTTCGCAGAAAGCATAACACTCTCACACAAGAACTGACGATTTCCTGCTTGCAATTAAGAAATCCAATCCAGGTGGCAAGCGGCTTAAGGCTAAGCAGCCTTTCAAGTGGGAGATAGATTAATACGTACGTGGCGTTGGGCTGAGCCACCGTGACGCAAAAGCAATGCTGCTTCATCTTTTCACAGCTCTGGCCCTTGTGCTGTTGCCTGCTGACCGCAGCGTCGCGGCcatcggcggcggtggcggcgacggccAGTTCGTCTACAACGGCTTCGAGGGCGCGAACCTGTCCCTCGACGGCGCGGCCACGGTGACGCCGAACGGCCTCCTGATGCTGACCAACGGCAGCCTCCAGATGAAGGGCCACGCGTTCCACCCGTCTCCGCTGCCGTTCCGGGACGCCGCGCGGTCCTTCTCGGCCACCTTCGTGTTCGCCATCTACGGGCCGTACGCTGACCTGAGCAGCCACGGCCTGGCGTTTTTCGTCTGCCCGGACAAGGAACTGCTATCCACCGCACTACCTGGCCAGTTCTTGGGCCTCCTCAACGACACCGACAACGGCAACCGGAGCGCCCGCATCTTCGCCGTGGAGTTTGACACGCTCTTCAACGCCGAGTTCCACGACATCAACAGCAACCACGTTGGCGTAGACGTCAACTGCCTGGATTCGCGCGTTGCTGCGGACGCCGGGTACTACGACGACGGCACCGGGCAGTTCCGGAACCTGAGCCTCATTAGCCGGAAGGCCATGCAAGTTTGGGTGGACTACGACGGCAGGGCCATGCAGATCACGGTGACCATGGCCCCTTCTGGAAGTCACTTGTGGACGAATGCCAACTGAGCAAGATCAGCAAAACAATCGGGTCGTGCTCGTGGATTGGGTAGCTGAGCATTGGCGGAGGGGTTTGATCATTGATGTAGCGGACACGATGATTCCAAATGGGTTTAATCCTGATGCAATAACTCTAGCACTAAAGCTAGGGCTGTTGTGATCGCACCCGTTACCCAACGCAAGGCCAACCATGCGGCAAGTCATACAGTACCTGGACGGCGATACGCCCCTTCCCGACTTTTCACAGACGTACCTCAGTTTCACAATGCTGGAGCGGATGTATAGCAGGGAGTTCAACCAAAATGTGATGCCATGCATGTCATCGGCAAGCATGAGTGCCATTTCTGATCTTTCAGGAGGAAGGTGATAGGGTGCTTGCGATAACGAGTGTAATTTTTCTTACCTAGGCTATTGGTATTTGTTAGGGGAGAAATAGAAGGATCTTCCAAAACGCCAGGCTCCAATCAAGTCGGGTTTCCGTGTTAGCAAGGAAAGAGGTCGTCGCGAAAATAGAAGCTCTGAGCTCCCTCCTTAATTTTTAGGTGTTATGGCCTTTTTGTTCGATTGTAATCAcacactccctctctctctctctctcttctgttTTTGCTTTTTGGTGGGTTGTCAAACTCTATTATCCTTTTTACGAATGTCAGAGCCCTTGCCCCTTCTCGAAAAAAAAGGTTATCTtcggggtggggggggggggcttatTTATGTTTTAGTGCTTACTGAATTCAGTCTCTGATATATAATGTTCAGTCCAACTATCGTACCGATATATTATATGCCTTAGAAGTTAGATAAAAAACAGCAGTTACAAAAACAAACAGTACTGAATGTCTAGATCAAGGTCTAGAGTGTCAGTAGTCTAATCATAGTTAATCACAAGATTATTAACATGCACCTGTTAAATTTATTTCCAATATAAAGCAGTGGATTATTAATGTCTTCTCCATGGATCGAGCTCAGTAATTCGGGTGATTCTAAATCGGTCATCTAGCCGATCCTTCTTACTGTTGCTATGGTTTCTTTGCTTTGACAGCGAAGCATAGCCCTAGGAGTCTGAAAGGCAACAAAAACACACTGATAGTGAAATGAATACTGCACCGAGCCTCCAACCAGGAAACGAAGAGTAGAAGTAGAAGAACATAGACGAGCCCAGAAGTCCATGGATTCCTAGGTAAAGTCAAAAGGACAGTAGGTGTATGAGTGCAACAAGTAAAACAGGCTCTTGATAGTCTCTAGTTCTCTACCTCTATGATATTTCTATTTGGTTGTTTGAATGTGAGCTTGAAGAAGCTGTAGATGTTTTCAGCGTAACTGAAGACTCAtttctcgaatacgcaggagagaTGCGCATCTTGATTTAGAAGAATGAAATGTAAAGTCTTACACAGCGACTCGGAGGAGGTCTAGTTACTTAGCACTCTAGGAAACCGGTTTTACATATACGCTAATACATGAACAAGTATCCACGTTTGAACAGAACGGAACCCCCAGCCTCCAGGTTACATGACGGACCCCCAACGACACAACTGGTCGAGAAGGATAAGCATGTGCCTCACACACCATTGTTCGGCGTCCACCCAAATGTGTGCCACTAAGGACTCAGTGGAAATGTGCCGGCTATTGAAGACAATGTCATTCCTTGACAGCCAGATGTGCCAACATGttaggaggaagagagagtccGTGTCTTTGCGAAGATCCGCGGTCACACGCTGACGAAGGTCATACCACCAGTCAAGAAGAGTTGCTTCCTCCATCGGAGCGTGGATACCCAAGACGAGCCACCATACTTCACGAGCAAACGAGCAGTGCACAAATAGATGATCGGTTGTTTTCGGGCGCTGTGAACGATGGTTGCACGAGTCGTCCGgctgaagtccttggcctttcCTTCGAGTTGTGGTCCAAAGGCAACCATGGAGCCCAAACCAAGCAAAGAACCGCACCTTCCCTGGCGCTCACGATCTCCAGACCAATTGAGCTCCGTGTAACCAAATGGACCCTTGGAACATGACTTCATAGGCTGATTTTGCTGAGTACTACCCAAATGAATTCCATCTCCAACAAGCACAATCAGGCTCATCGCCCAGGGCGACGGTGCTCAACTGCAACCAGAGTCAAAGGAATTGAGTGATTGCAGCAATGGAAAGTGGCCCCGAGACGTCTCGAACCCAATTGCGGTTGTGCAAGGCATCTTTCACCGTTCTTGTCTTGAGACGTGGTCGTGTGACACTAGTGATGAGATCCGGCACCGACGAGCGAAATGAGCTGCCCTGAAACCAAGCATCGGTCCAGAAAAGCATTGATTCCCCATTGCCAACTTGAAACTTGGTAGACGCGTCGAAGAGGGAAATAACCTCGCGCTCgtgagcgagagagagaggcttGACCATGGCCTAGAGGGATCGGTACGCTGCCACCAAAGCCACCTAAGTCACAGGGCAATGCTGGCGACAAGCAAGTCTTGAATATCGAGGCCACCAAACTGCAGTGGCTGAcacactctctcccaagcaagAGCACAGTAACCACCAGAGGTTTCCTTGTCTCCAGCCCAAAGAAATGCCTTTCGAAGCTTGTTGACTTGTTTGATAATCCACAGTGGGACTACAATGGACATCATCGTGTGCAATGGAGTGGAGGACAATACCGCCTTCACCAAAACAGCGCGGCCTGGTTTAGAGATCAGCTTTGCCTGCCACGTTGGAAGCTTAGCAACCACCCGATCAACAGGAGGCTGCAGGTGTTGTTTACGCAACTGGCCGGTCGTGAGAGGCACCCCGAGATACTAAATACGAAAGGAAGATAGCCCACAAGGAAGATTATAACTAATTACGTTGAGGTCCTCATTGGAGCAGCAAATGGGAACTATCGTGCACTTGTTTAAGTTTATATGGAGGCTAGAGACTTCACCGAAGAAGTGTAAAATTTCCTTGTGGGCTCGGGTATCTTGTGTAATTGGGGAGATGAAGAGCACCACGTCATTGGCGTATAGCAAGCATCGATGCTGAATGGAGTTATGACTCGAGGGCTGAATGACTTGTGCCTCACAGGCTTTGGTGAGCAAGCGATTGAGGATGTCTATCACCAACACAAACAAGAACGGGGAAAGGGAGTCCCCCTGCCGCAGCCCTTTCGCATGAAAGATATATGGTCCCAGGAATGAATTAAGGAGAATCCGAGTATGTGAGTAGCCTAGCGAGGCTTCAATCCATGAGCACCAATGAGGGCCGAAACCCCAGCCCTTCATAACCTCCAACAGGAAGGGCCAACTGA
This region includes:
- the LOC133893061 gene encoding L-type lectin-domain containing receptor kinase SIT2-like, yielding MLLHLFTALALVLLPADRSVAAIGGGGGDGQFVYNGFEGANLSLDGAATVTPNGLLMLTNGSLQMKGHAFHPSPLPFRDAARSFSATFVFAIYGPYADLSSHGLAFFVCPDKELLSTALPGQFLGLLNDTDNGNRSARIFAVEFDTLFNAEFHDINSNHVGVDVNCLDSRVAADAGYYDDGTGQFRNLSLISRKAMQVWVDYDGRAMQITVTMAPSGSHLWTNAN